A window of the Gossypium hirsutum isolate 1008001.06 chromosome A05, Gossypium_hirsutum_v2.1, whole genome shotgun sequence genome harbors these coding sequences:
- the LOC107961304 gene encoding gibberellin-regulated protein 1, which produces MAIVSKALIASLLISLLLFQLVEADHQLETDARKGTSPPKKIDCGGACAARCRLSSRPHLCKRACGTCCARCNCVPPGTAGNQEMCPCYASLTTHGGKRKCP; this is translated from the exons ATGGCTATTGTTTCTAAAGCTTTGATTGCCTCACTTCTCATCTCTCTTCTCCTTTTTCAACTGGTTGAAGCTGATCATCAACTG GAGACAGATGCTAGGAAGGGAACCTCTCCCCCGAAGAAAATTG ATTGTGGTGGAGCATGTGCAGCTAGGTGCCGGTTATCATCAAGGCCACACCTATGCAAGAGGGCATGCGGGACATGTTGCGCGCGTTGCAACTGTGTTCCTCCAGGAACTGCCGGTAACCAAGAAATGTGCCCCTGCTATGCTAGCTTGACCACCCATGGTGGCAAACGCAAGTGCCCTTGA